AAGACCCCTAGACTTTACATATATAGATAATGAATCTAAAGCACAACTTTATACTAATTACAATATTCCATAAACTCTCAAAACTTGGGTTAAACAATTATAAGGTAACATCAATTATTTATTTTCATGTTTGTTTTGTTGGTTGTTGAGATTGGCTATAGTtactattattttaatttaagtTATAAACCCAAATGTTGTGACAGACTCATAAATTGCAATTTCCATGCCATAATAATCACTGACATATTTCTCAGTCGCACATTGATGGTATATAGTGTAAATATGTATGAATTGAAATTCATATGCTCAATAAAGTAAACCCATACCATGGCGTATGGGGTTCTTCCATGCACAAAGATTACAATTAGAAAGAAAAAGGTGTATTGGGTAAGACCCAAATCTGATCCCCCCATGTTACCATTTATTCCACATTATACACCAAGTCCCACCCCTCTAGGAGAAGTAAATATAAATGTACACCTTCCATTTCACATGCCTTtacaacaactttttttttttatataaacactAGCTCCATCCTCAACCCAGGCTACTATATCAATCATGTGTTCTTCAAACTCCAAAAATGCTAAAGCTACTCCGGCAGCCACCACAGTACCCGACATCAATGGCCGGCTGGTGCTCCAACCTGCAACCTCTAACCAAAGGTTCAAAAGATCTTCTTCACTTAAAAAGAGCCTCTCCCTTCCAAAATCAACCACTATAGTTCcagttccaccaccaccacctaagCAAAAGCAAGGTGGCAACAACAAAGCAAATTCTATGAATTCCACCACAAAAACTGTAATTCCTAATAAGAAGCCAAAGAAAAGTATCTGCATAAACTCTAGTAATACCAATCCGAATTCCTTGGTGGTTAAGTACTTGCCGGAAGTGATTGTGAATGCTCCGGGAAGTATAGCGGCTGCATGGAAGGAACAGGTGGAAGTGATGCAGGTTCAAAGCAAAATAAAGATTGCTCACTATGGTAGATCAATTAAGCCTGCTAAGTATGATAGCTGCAAGAAGCTCACATCTTTATATCATCCCAAATCTGTAATTGATAGAAGCCCAGTTACCAATGTAACAGAAGAGAAAAGATGCAGCTTCATCACCCCATATTCAGGTACTTAACTTCTTATGATGTaactcattttttttaatatgttcACTGAAATATTATAATAATTTTCAGACCCTATATTCATTGCGTACCATGATGAAGAATGGGGAATTCCGGTACATGATGATAAGTAAGCTTTTTACTCAATCTCgctttatatatacacacacacacagggtagggttcatgcgagaaccacccttattgcgagaaccgcgagaaccaatgtgaacagggggcaattttgtaaatacccAAACAAATTTTAAAACAACCGCCTGTTATACGGACTTCAATCACAAACTTAATTATTTTCAATATTACGTCTCACGTCCGACAAATCTCCCCAAAATATCTCCCCTAATCCTTGTGATTAATCATATCGATTCGTACAAAAATCAACTTCGACGATCACAATATCAACAGTTCGTCATCAACGTTTGTTGTATGATCGACATTAGTGCAATACGAACACAATCATCGACCGCGCATTCGTCATTGATTCGAAATTAGGGCAAAACGATCATAATCATTGAGGTTTATTGCACAAAACAGGGATAATCCAAAGAATATACGTCGTCTAACTAAATGACGGACTCTCGATTCACCGTTGCACCGTTCTATGAATTTGTAAGTACATACACTTTGTTTTGAAGTCATATATAATAATACAATTCTTAATCGTTGATTCATAAATGGAATTATGTGATTATGATACTTAAATAGTCGTTTAATATATACATTATTGAAAAAATGTGTTATATGTATATGATTTTTTGAATGAACAGTGGCGGATCTTGTAATATAACTATATTTAATGTGATAGTTATGTGTTTGATCGTGTAGTTTTATTGGCAACACGAAATCTGATTTGGTATGTTAGCACACGAAATCTGATTTGGTATgttagtgcacatgtgcatattgtgACAGATTATGATTACACGGATCATGTTAATAAGGTGATGTTGTGATATGTatagatatgcacatgtgcatattttttTATGACAGAACAGGCTTGCACAAAACAGGTTAATAATGTATAGTTGTGTGTTAtgtagttatgcacatgtgcattgatAACAAACTAAAATTTGTGATATGtacagttatgcacatgtgcatatattgtTATAATAGGTTGATATGCAAGTTTGCGTAGTTTGAAATAATAGATTAACAAAGTATATAACGATGATGCATATGAATTTGAATAGGAGGCATGTTATGGGAATAGTGCTAGATATGATTGGCAACACGAAATCTGATTTGGTACgttagtgcacatgtgcatattgtgACAGATTATGATTACACGGATCATGATAATAAGGTGATGTTGTGATATGTatagatatgcacatgtgcatattttttTATGACAGAACAGGCTTGCACAGAACAGGTTAATAATGTATAGTTGTGTGTTAtgtagttatgcacatgtgcatatattgtTATAATAGGTTGATATGCAAGTTTGCGTATTCTGAAATAATAGATTAACAAAGTATATAATGATGATGCATATGCATATGCATATGAATTTGAATAGTAGGCTCACTTATACATCAATGATGTTTAATTAGTATTTAGTTTTATATCGGTGTTTTTTTGGTGTGGCATACAGTTATTTGAATGTGCATCTCATGCGAATGAGTTTGATATGTTCGAATGAGTTTGATATGCTTGGCAACACGAAGTTCGAATTGATATTTGTTAggatatatttataatttaaatttgtttgtaagttaatgcacatgtgcataattacgAACACATATGTAGTTTGTTTGATTTATATAATCATACACATGAGCATAATTTTTTtgacatatgtatatatatgcacatgtgcatatgttaatatgcacatgtgcatatgttaatatgcacatgtgcatatgttaatatgcacatgtacatatgttaaaatgcatatgtgcatatgttaaaatgcatatgtgcatatttTGTATATTGACTGTGCATATTTCGTATGATAACGATTATAATGACACATGTGTGCATATGTTGTTATGTTGTTGCATGCTATCATAAATAATGTTGATGCAGACGATAATTGTAGATCATCAATGGAAAAAGGCAACAGAAAGTAACATTTGAACTGAGGTCAAGAGATGGAGGGTCAAAAAGGATGCCTGACGCGGCTGAGGATGAATACAAAAAAGATAAACCAAAAGGTTATAGTTTGTTAATTATATAGTattattgtttgttttgttttgaatgtttttaaaaatatttttttgttgtttaacCATTACAAATTGAACTGTAGGCATATTGAAAAGGTAGAACATACCAAGATCTGAGGAAGTCAGTATAAGGAAAAGTAAACGAAAACATAACGAAACAACTGAAGATGACGAAGGATATAAAGGTGTCGAAGgagttaatgtcacacccccaaaatcccacctgcggagtactaccgcttggaggcgtgactgaccaggatccagccaccaatcatactgaacaagcatataagtaattataaaagtttaaccaatacgattggtgttctaaaacgaataagtttaagttgcaagcggaagcataagtttaaagttataacataagttccaaaagtttcaagtttaacatagtcttgtagcaatccctgtcccacaacgatcttcctccatgcaagctcccactgagtacctatggtcctgcaaagcatgtagtaacgagtcaacaactagttgagtgagttcacgggtgggcgttcgttttagttgtttcgaaaacagtttactttatctggcatcttgccgtgggggttaccccatagtttaaaaaaaaaacgtgaccagttcattcccagttactccggcactccggccgtgggggctaccccatgtagttatcaggcatttcggccgtgggggctaccccatgtgtatactagactcgttaccgtatcgattgctgactgtagtcatgtttatgtgccctgaaaacatcaatgtctatcatcattgacgtgccccagatccattagttcacgcccgtcctctgcggcacggtgtgaggcttgtcagacctaaatagcgctatctaactaatgacccgctcgccattggcccggcgattagtcgatacaaaaaggagggacttcgtgatagagttttagtctagtacgtttatccgtccatccggacgaggaattacatttctgaaccactgacgtcctacccaaggtagacgaggaacccacgttccttaaccccgttcccaacccagggaatcccatgctttgtaagggtgtgaactcaccttggtttgctcggcagtcaaacacagaagtcaatcaagtcgcaagtagtcaataacgtcctaacacggatatcacgtataatcagattcgaaccaagtagtgcacaaatgttcaacacgtttggcaagcacgtttagcagtaacagtattctaaatcaacagtagcacatacggttcacaggTTCAGTCCAattacttaggcccaaacacgtaaaagcagttaacacagaagcccatcagtctggcccattaactaaggcccaaaaagtgtggtctcgagtcgcaaccggactcgcaagcatggtctcgagtcatgctgtgtgttgatcatggatggttgcgagtcgcaaccggtgtcgcaaccatggtttcggttcatcatgctgaggtctcgagtcgcaaccggactcgtaacctgcggtctcggcttgtcctgttatggttgcgagtcgcaaccgcgtggtctcgagtcatcacgctgtggttgcgagtcgcaaccaggtgattgcgagtcggtatgctgtcattttcacgttcaggtgctgatgcagatagtcagattaatggtacaatataatcaggcccaaatccggaaataaccaatagaatcccactaacatatttcctaatcaggttattggtcaaagtggatcaaaatcacaagggttttcatattcttaactatcattcaaagtgttcttcaattATTCATAAccatattcatcaagtattcaacctttattaatcacttattcaaccaaaactatgaacaagcatcaaaacactaaacataacacacaactcggtttccatatatgtccgatttcatcacaagtgcaacccgatttcatcattcatttttaacatacaatgaatctATTTTCAACATCAAGCATTTAGACACAAAATATCACAACTCATCTTTTAAcatatgttaaccggttatcaacattgtgcatattagaatcatcataaacatcaagaacatcaCGTAATCTCTAACCATAAACATCATCTTATTCATTCAttcacaaaacacaacaaaaatcaaccataaaaatactaaccggttggtgatgtgtgtgtgtgtgccgatccaaagtccaaatccgagagtttcttgtgtcaaccgagtggatccgagagtcttggaggtgtgtttgtgttcttaaggtttagagagaaaagtaggagagtgtgtgtgtgtaatgttcaacaaatggcaagaactaactaaggtatggtatatatatagtcaagttccaagtgtgtgcacccttagtgggtttcgagtgggggttcacggcccaaaggcccaaccggccaaaggttctcggcccaaggcccaaaaccgattactattcactcgagacctcatggtctcgagtcgggttccttgttgtttcgtgtcgggttctcggttcacatataacacgtacacatatacacacgtaacaaagcacttatcacataaaaggttcgcgttatcattttaactagtcacataacgtacaagcaagttacaacgaaaggttctagatttcgagttgtcacatcatccccaagttgaaagaaatttcgtcccgaaatttgatggcactcactgaggaagctagtcaagttgtaaggttttcccggttttcctggggtgtcacatccaccccccgttgatctggaatttcgtcccgaaattccgtagcttcagcctcagtagcgtttgtactgttctcaaacagttggggatacttttgttccatccgatcttcgcgctcccaggtaaactctgggccgcgacgtgagttccaacgaactcgaacaagaggtattctagtgctcttgaggaccttaacatcccggtccgtgatctcgacaggttcttcgacgaatttcaactgttcgtcgatcgtgagttccttcagaggaactacgtgcgtcccatctgacagacacttcttcagatttgacacatggaaaacgttgtgaactgccccgagttctgctggcaatttcagtctgtaggccaccttgcctattttctcaaggatttcgaaaggtccaacgtaccgtgggttgagttttccgcgtttaccaaaacgaaccacacccttccagggtgaaaccttgagtaaaacccgctccccaacctggagctcaagtggtttcctgcccttatcggcgtatgccttctgacggtcacgagcggccgccatgcgttgtcgtatttgagcaatccgctcagtagtgtctaccacatgttctggaccagtgatctgactatcccccacctctgcccaacagaggggtgaccggcatttacgtccgtacaatgcctcaaacggagcagctttaatgctggtgtggtagctgttattatacgaaaattccacgagtggcagatgcctttcccagctgttgccaaagtcgattacacaagcgcgaagcatgtcttctaaagtctgaatagttcgctcggactgcccgtccgtctgtgggtgatacgctgtgctcatatcaagacgtgagccaaaagacttgtgcattgcctgccacagttccgaagtaaaacgtgcatctcgatcagagatgatagaagtgggcaccccgtgcctcgaaacaacttccttgaggtatatttctgctaaagtggagaatttatccgtctccttgattgccaagaagtgtgcggattttgtgagtcgatccacgatcacccagatagtatcgtttccgcgctgtgatctaggtaagccagtaacgaaatccatggaaatttgctcccatttccattgtggtatctctggttgctgaagtaggcctgaaggtttctgatattccgtcttgactcgcgcacaagtcaaacacttgctgacgtaagttgctatgtgggccttcatgctaggccaccaatacgtagttttgatatcgtggtacatcttgtccgaaccagggtgtaccgagtagcgagatttgtgcgcttcatccatcacaagttctcgtaaatcgccatagtgcgggacccagatgcgccctgttacataataagcaccatcttccttctgttctaaacgttgccttgacccgcgtagagcttcagctctaatgttttctggtttcagtgcttttatctgagcagctcgtatttgtgaaggtagactagaatggatcgtgagttgtagagctcttacacgtttaggcgtagtgtcctttcgactgagggcgtccgccactacattggccttgcccgggtgatacctgatagagcactcgtagtcattcagcagttcgacccatcgtcgctgccgcatattcagttccttctgcttgaatatgtgttctaaacttctgtggtcggtgtagatggcgcacttggttccgtacaggtaatgccgccataacttgagtgcgaaaacaacagctcccagctctaaatcatgtgtcgtgtagttcttctcatgaactttaagttgtcgcgaggcgtaagctatgactttatctcgttgcatcaatacacaaccaagaccttgaattgatgcatcacagtaaaccacaaaatcttctgtgccctctggcagtgaaaggataggtgcactacaaagtctatcctttagatgttgaaaagctaactcttgtgcatttccccaatgataaacaacgcctttctgcgttagtaaggtgagaggctgcgcgatcttagaaaaatccttaatgaatctcctgtagtaacctgccaatcccaaaaattggcgaatttcctttggtgtacgaggtgcaggccagttcttaatagagtccactttggatggatcaacgtgaatcccatccttgttcaccacatgccctaggaaatggacttcacgaagccagaagtcgcacttcgagaattttgcgtaaagctgttccttccgaaggagttccaaaataagtcgcagatgttgttcgtgctcttctttgctcttagaatagatcaggatgtcgtcgataaagactataacaaacttgtccagatacggtttgcacactcgattcatcaaatccataaaaactgccggtgcgttcgtcagcccgaacggcatgaccaaaaactcatagtgcccatatcgagtcctaaaagccgtcttagagacatcctcttcccgaactctcagctggtgatatcccgatctcagatcgatctttgaatagtagctcgacccctgcaactggtcgaacaagtcgtcaatacgcggtagaggataacgattcttcacagtcaccttgttgagttcgcgatagtcgatacacattctgaaggtaccatccttcttcttcacaaataacactggagctcccaaggcgatgagctaggacgaataaaacctttatctaagagttcttgtagttgcgtggagagtccttccaattctgatggcgctaaacgataaggtgcacgggctacaggcgcggctccaggagctagatcaatctgaaactcgacttggcgatggggcggaagaccaggtaattcctcagggaatacctcaggataatcgcgtacaactggataatcttctagcttcttctccttttctgtggtgtcagtaactaaagccaaaatcgcagtgtggccctttcgtaagcatttctgagccttaagaagagagatgatgttctcaacagcacttctcttgtcgccacgaatcatgagaggttcaccacctaaaccaggaatGCGAACGATCTTCttgttgcaaagaatctctgcttggtgttgggataaccaatccatcccaatgacaacgtcgaaactacccaagacaataggaataagatcgatagagaaggtctggtcagcgagaataagctgacaacccttgactacgtgtgaggcttccaaactcttaccattagctagctctacgatgcgcttgtcgctcaggggtgtaggaatacgcttaagcatcttactaacttctagtgacacataactagtatcggcacccgaatcaaataagactgtaacataaaagtcgtcgagaaggaacttacccgtcaccacgttgggatcattccttgcttcaccttgaccaatcacgaacactcgtcccctagcaccattgttgttgttcccattattaccattcccctgattgtggttgttctggttcagttggggacaatccttcttaaaatgaccttcagctccacactgaaagcaccctttgttgttaccctgctgctgtcgctggttttgctgaggttgctgacgattctggttggcaggatatgcgctcctgcaatcctttgcaacatgaccaggcttgttgcatcgatgacagttgcccctggtgcatggcccactgtggtgtaggctacaacgattgcacttggggtgattccccttgtatccaccatgactctgaccaccagacgattgctgactggggctcttgtgatcatctgtctttctctgctgggactgagattgcacagaagttgaacccctgcttgaagttccatcccatttccgtttatccccactagaagcaccagaagtagttgcagcacctatacgcttcggtaacttgttctgctccaccgcttggtcagtgagacggtgagccaactgtacaacctgctggatagtagtcaaccttgctgaagtcacatgactttggatctctggcaccaagcccttgagatagagttcaattcgcttgtagggaggatccaccatagtaggacacaacaaggcaagctcatgcgatctcttagtgtatgcctcaatttctgatcccgacatcttaagattatagaactcatcttccagtttgtgaatgtcgtcacgactgcagtattcctccctgatcatttccttgaagttttcccatggggtggcgttggcagcaaccaaccctaacatctgcacttgagcattccaccacgtgagagccaaaccctcgagagtaccagtagcatacttcaccctgcgcgcttcagggcattcacacatttcgaacacagactccagtttctcaaaccagtgtaggagacctactgctccttcagtgccgctaaaagtcgtgggtcgacagtccataaaggtcttaaaagtgcacaccggtgcctgagcatactgacctaaggtaggtgaaagaaaagacagagtttaacacaaaggtgggttcacg
The Helianthus annuus cultivar XRQ/B chromosome 6, HanXRQr2.0-SUNRISE, whole genome shotgun sequence genome window above contains:
- the LOC110919896 gene encoding uncharacterized protein LOC110919896 encodes the protein MCSSNSKNAKATPAATTVPDINGRLVLQPATSNQRFKRSSSLKKSLSLPKSTTIVPVPPPPPKQKQGGNNKANSMNSTTKTVIPNKKPKKSICINSSNTNPNSLVVKYLPEVIVNAPGSIAAAWKEQVEVMQVQSKIKIAHYGRSIKPAKYDSCKKLTSLYHPKSVIDRSPVTNVTEEKRCSFITPYSDPIFIAYHDEEWGIPVHDDNFIGNTKSDLLFECASHANEFDMFE